The window ATCTTCCGCTTCGAGAAGTGGGTCGACGAGCGCCGCCTCGGATCGTCGTGGTCCAAAGGGCGCCCGCTCCCGCACCCGGCGCTGGCCGAGATCACCAAGACGATCCAGCGCGACTACAAGGCCAGCTTCGGCGGCTTCGGCATCATCCAGTACCGCAACGGCGCCGACGGCCAGGCGTTCCACCGCGACACCGACATGCGCTACCTCGACGACACGATCATCGCGGTGCTCACGCTCGGTGCCCAGCGCCCGTGGTACCTGCGGCCCCGCGCCGTACGCAACTCCCTCGCCGCCCTCGACGGCGTGCGCGGCGCCACCCACGACCTGCACCCCGGCAGCGGCGACCTCATCGTCATGGGCGGCGCCTGCCAGCAGAACTGGGAACACTCGGTGCCGTACCTCAACCAACTCGGCGTCGGCGTGCGCATTTCGTTGCAGTGGCGCTGGGCGCGCAAGGTCGGCCAGCCGTTCACGGGCGCGGGCTACCGCGCCCCGCTCACGTACAACACCCCCGGCTGACGCGTCGCTAGCGTTGGGGTTCATGCGCCGCTTCACCATCGCTGGACTTCTCGCGCTTGTGCTCCTCCTCGCGGGCTTTGCTGTGCCGGCCGACGCGACCAGCGTCAAACCGATGTTGCGCGGGCTGCTCGACCGCAAAGGCATGCCCGCCAGCACCTACTTCGACGAGCTCGACGGCTTCGTCGTCAAAGTCGACTGGACCGATCTCCAGCCCGACGCCTTCGGGCCGCTGGCGGCCGACAACGCCATCGACCAGGCCCTCGCGGCGGTCCGCACGACGCCCGGCGCGTCGCAATTGCAGCTGAAGCTGCGCGTGCTCGGCGGCGTGTCGGCGCCCGACTGGGCGAAGCACCTCGGCGGCGATCCCGTCAACGTGTACCGCGGCGCCCACGTCTTCACGATGGGGCGCTTCTGGACGGCGGACTACGGCGACGCTTACGCCGACCTGCAGCAGAAGCTGGCGGCGCGCTACGACGGCGCGCCCGAGGTCGCCGAGACCGTGATGTCGCGCTGCACGATCATGACGGCCGAGCCGTTCCTGCGCGCCGACCGCGCCGACACGCGCACGCGCGACGCGCTGCTCGCCGCCGGTTTCACCGTCAAGGCCGACACGCAGTGCCTGCACCAGCAGACGGCCGCCCACCGGGTCTGGAAGCGCACCCGCTCGGCGCTGTCCGCCGACCCCTACGACAGCCTGGCGCCCGACGGCACGTACACGACCGACGTCGACTTCACCCGCAAGCAGATGCAGTACTGCCGCAAGAAGCTCGGCGCGCGCTGCGTGCTCGAGAACGATTCGGTGTCGTCGCCCTTGCTGCCCGAGCCGTATCCCACCCTGTACGGCTACATCGAGGACCTCGGCGCACCGATCGCGTACCAAACCCGCAACGCGCAGCGCATCGGCGACGCCATGGCGGCGCTCAACTGGGCGGCGGACCACGGGGCCAACCACGTCGAGCTCAACACCGACTATCCGAACTACGACCTGGACCAGTTGCGGGCCGTTCGTCAGCGCCTCCGGGCAAATCCCACCGGGTAATCCCAGGTTGAGGCCGGGGCTTTCGGGGCACACCTGCGGAGTAGGTTGACGAAAACCCATGGGACTACAGCAAGTTGAGCGTCGGCTCGAGCGCCTCGTCGAAGGGGTGTTCTCGAAGGCCTTTCGGGGCGGGCTTCAGCCCGTCGAATTAGCGCGTCGCGTCGTCCGCGAGATGGAAGCCGGCCGCACCGTGTCGACGCGTGGCACCGTCGCACCGAACCACGCGGTGATCACGCTGAGCGAGTTCGACGCAGAGCGCTTCGAGTCCTTCGCGGACGCGCTCAAGCTCGAACTCGAAGACGCCATGCGCGAGCACGCCCGCGACCGGCAGTACCGCTTCATCGGTCCCGTCGAGGTCGAGCTGTTTCAGGATCCCGACTTCGCCAAGAGCGAGCACACCGTCGTCGTCGAAGTGCGCCAGGGGCCCGGCGGGATGCCCGCCGCCGCGTTGGTTCTCGGCGACGGCACGCGCATCGCGATCGGCGAAGATCCCGTTGTTATCGGTCGCTCACCCGAGAGTGACCTCAAGCTCACCGACGCCACCGTCAGCCGGCGCCACGCACAGATCGTGCGCGACGGCGACGCGTGGTTCGTCCGCGACCTCGGCTCGAGCAACGGCACGAAGGTCAACGGCGTGGGCATTACCGACCACATGCTCGAGGACGGCGACGAGATCAAGGTCGGTGCGGTCACCCTTCGCTTTGAGATGTCGTAGTGCCTGACAGCCTCCTGACCGTTCTGCGGCTGCTGCTGCTGTCGCTCATCTGGTTGTTCTTCGTGCGCGTCTTGTTCCTGCTGGCCGCGAAGCCGCGCGCCGCGGTCGTGGCGGCTCCCACTCCCGCCGCGCCTCCGGCGCCACCCGCAGCGGCGCCGGCGCGTACGGGCAGCCGCGCGTCGCTGCGCGTCGTCAGCGGCGGCGCGCTGGCCAACAAGGAGTTCACGGTGGGCAGCGAGGCGACGGTGGGCCGCGGCCAGGGGTGCCAGGTGCAACTCACCGATCCCATGGTCAGCCAACTCCACGCCCGGCTGTTC of the Acidimicrobiales bacterium genome contains:
- a CDS encoding alpha-ketoglutarate-dependent dioxygenase AlkB, with translation MIAVSPSAKTERVQLDDTSWVDVTRNWLDGADELFDALLESVAWQPSRIFRFEKWVDERRLGSSWSKGRPLPHPALAEITKTIQRDYKASFGGFGIIQYRNGADGQAFHRDTDMRYLDDTIIAVLTLGAQRPWYLRPRAVRNSLAALDGVRGATHDLHPGSGDLIVMGGACQQNWEHSVPYLNQLGVGVRISLQWRWARKVGQPFTGAGYRAPLTYNTPG
- a CDS encoding DUF3662 and FHA domain-containing protein — protein: MGLQQVERRLERLVEGVFSKAFRGGLQPVELARRVVREMEAGRTVSTRGTVAPNHAVITLSEFDAERFESFADALKLELEDAMREHARDRQYRFIGPVEVELFQDPDFAKSEHTVVVEVRQGPGGMPAAALVLGDGTRIAIGEDPVVIGRSPESDLKLTDATVSRRHAQIVRDGDAWFVRDLGSSNGTKVNGVGITDHMLEDGDEIKVGAVTLRFEMS
- a CDS encoding FHA domain-containing protein — protein: MPDSLLTVLRLLLLSLIWLFFVRVLFLLAAKPRAAVVAAPTPAAPPAPPAAAPARTGSRASLRVVSGGALANKEFTVGSEATVGRGQGCQVQLTDPMVSQLHARLFRSDRGLHIEDLGSTNGTYLNGRKVGAPARLKKGDRVRVGPIELEVLG